Proteins from a genomic interval of Halomonas alkaliantarctica:
- a CDS encoding precorrin-8X methylmutase, which translates to MPYKYETSGPAIYRESFAIIRSEAELGRFSVEEETVAVRMIHAAGLVELAAHIHFQNDVVNKARVALEQGAPILCDARMVSEGITRKRLPADNEIICTLNDERTPGLAQEMANTRSAAALELWRPHLEGAVVAIGNAPTALFHLLNMLEDPACPRPAAIIGCPVGFVGAAESKEALLANPTLPSCIVRGRLGGSAVTVAAINAMADRIE; encoded by the coding sequence GTGCCCTATAAGTACGAAACCAGTGGCCCGGCGATTTACCGGGAATCGTTTGCGATTATTCGCAGTGAAGCCGAGCTTGGCCGCTTTTCAGTGGAAGAAGAGACCGTGGCGGTGCGCATGATTCACGCCGCCGGGCTGGTGGAATTGGCCGCGCATATTCATTTTCAAAATGACGTGGTTAATAAGGCTCGTGTCGCGTTAGAGCAGGGCGCACCGATTCTCTGCGATGCCCGCATGGTCTCCGAAGGCATCACCCGCAAGCGGCTGCCCGCTGACAACGAGATTATCTGCACCCTCAACGATGAGCGCACGCCCGGCCTCGCCCAGGAAATGGCCAACACCCGCTCGGCGGCGGCGCTGGAACTCTGGCGGCCGCACCTGGAAGGCGCCGTGGTCGCCATTGGTAACGCGCCCACCGCGCTGTTTCATCTGCTCAATATGCTCGAAGACCCGGCGTGCCCGCGCCCGGCGGCGATTATCGGCTGCCCGGTAGGCTTTGTCGGCGCGGCGGAATCCAAGGAAGCGCTGTTGGCTAACCCGACACTGCCCAGCTGCATCGTCCGCGGGCGTTTGGGCGGCAGCGCCGTGACGGTGGCGGCCATCAACGCCATGGCGGATCGTATCGAATGA
- the cbiE gene encoding precorrin-6y C5,15-methyltransferase (decarboxylating) subunit CbiE produces MVEVNKTPWLTLLGWGEGGTQALTAASRAALESAEVVFGARRHLRLLPPLNAEVIEWPVPFADGIPELLNQRGHRVVMLVSNDPFWFGAGSTLAQHLGADEWLALPAPSTFSLAASRLGWPLERCTCLGLHAKPLARIRPYLHVGRRLLVLVRDGAAVAELASLVSRFGFADSQLTVLEALGGYNERLRHCRVDASLPQDIAHPVAVGLEVTGNGPALPLTPGLPDHFFDHDGQITKQTIRAITLAALAPMPGERLWDIGTGSGSVAIEWLLAHPDNQAVGFEQNAERAARARSNADNLGVDWLEVKEGCAPEVLNDTSLPDAVFIGGGLSQTLLEDLWQRLPEGVRVVANAVTLESEALLAHWHQKAGGELLRLELANAAPIGTRRGWKASYPIVQWRGVR; encoded by the coding sequence ATGGTTGAGGTTAACAAAACTCCCTGGCTGACCCTGTTAGGTTGGGGGGAGGGTGGCACACAGGCGCTAACGGCGGCAAGCCGCGCCGCACTGGAAAGTGCCGAGGTAGTGTTCGGCGCGCGCCGCCACCTACGCCTTTTGCCGCCCCTAAACGCCGAAGTGATTGAGTGGCCTGTGCCCTTTGCCGATGGCATCCCAGAACTGCTCAATCAGCGCGGCCATCGGGTAGTCATGCTGGTCTCGAACGACCCGTTCTGGTTTGGGGCGGGCAGCACCCTGGCGCAGCATCTCGGCGCTGACGAGTGGCTGGCATTGCCTGCGCCTTCCACCTTCAGCCTGGCGGCTTCCCGCCTGGGCTGGCCGCTGGAGCGCTGCACCTGCCTGGGCCTGCATGCCAAACCACTGGCGCGCATTCGGCCTTACCTGCATGTCGGTAGGCGTTTGCTGGTACTGGTAAGAGACGGCGCGGCGGTTGCTGAACTCGCCTCTTTGGTCAGTCGGTTCGGCTTTGCGGATTCACAGCTAACGGTGCTGGAAGCCCTGGGCGGCTATAACGAACGCCTTCGCCATTGCCGTGTCGACGCCAGCTTGCCCCAGGATATCGCCCACCCGGTGGCGGTAGGGCTGGAAGTCACCGGTAACGGCCCGGCCTTGCCGTTGACGCCCGGCCTGCCGGATCATTTTTTTGACCACGACGGCCAGATTACCAAACAGACCATTCGCGCCATCACCCTGGCGGCACTAGCCCCCATGCCCGGCGAGCGGTTGTGGGATATTGGCACCGGATCGGGCTCCGTCGCCATTGAGTGGCTGCTCGCTCACCCGGATAATCAGGCGGTAGGCTTCGAGCAAAACGCGGAACGGGCAGCGCGGGCGCGCAGCAATGCAGATAACCTGGGCGTTGATTGGCTGGAAGTAAAAGAGGGCTGCGCGCCGGAAGTGCTAAACGATACATCGCTCCCGGATGCGGTATTTATCGGCGGCGGGCTATCCCAAACGCTGTTGGAAGACTTATGGCAGCGCCTGCCCGAAGGCGTGCGCGTCGTCGCCAATGCCGTAACACTGGAATCCGAAGCGCTGCTGGCGCACTGGCATCAAAAAGCAGGCGGCGAACTGCTGCGGCTGGAACTTGCCAACGCCGCCCCCATCGGCACTCGGCGGGGCTGGAAGGCCAGCTACCCCATCGTTCAGTGGCGGGGCGTTCGATGA
- a CDS encoding cobalamin biosynthesis protein CobG — MPPSPRIKGWCPGAWRPMATGDGLLVRVRPPLGQLTREQVEALCDAAETFGSGLIELTSRANLQLRGVSDESWPPLMTFLVEHQLVSGDPEAERQPQLMLAPAWQNGDDTPTIACLLQARGSELAAMPGKVGIAIDAGKAPVLGDSAADFRIERSTEGGLLVRADGHALGTAVSDVGAAVEQLIRLTHWFVATGGWASGRMRRHTAPLPDWAPADTAPAAPGEKLALGEHREGMVVGLPFGRVAAETLREAVSPTNGSQTSISAVQVTPWRRLLLKDCDTLPAADGLIRHNSDPRLAMDACPGAPSCEQASVATQPLAEKLSGWVKGTVHISGCAKGCARQRPAALCLTGRDGRFDVIINGRADSAPQATGLSESEVIRYLESLGAL; from the coding sequence ATGCCTCCCAGCCCGCGCATTAAAGGCTGGTGCCCCGGCGCGTGGCGACCCATGGCCACTGGCGATGGCCTGCTGGTGCGGGTGCGCCCGCCGCTGGGCCAGCTAACGCGGGAGCAGGTAGAGGCACTGTGCGACGCCGCCGAGACCTTCGGTAGCGGTTTAATCGAGCTGACCAGCCGGGCCAACCTGCAGCTGCGTGGGGTGAGCGACGAAAGCTGGCCGCCGCTGATGACGTTTCTGGTCGAACATCAACTAGTGAGCGGCGACCCGGAAGCAGAACGCCAGCCACAACTGATGCTGGCGCCCGCCTGGCAAAACGGCGATGACACCCCTACCATTGCCTGCCTGTTGCAGGCGCGGGGTAGCGAATTAGCCGCCATGCCCGGCAAAGTCGGTATCGCCATTGACGCGGGAAAAGCGCCGGTGCTCGGCGACAGCGCCGCCGATTTTCGCATCGAGCGCTCAACGGAAGGTGGCCTGCTGGTACGCGCCGATGGCCACGCGCTAGGCACGGCAGTGAGCGATGTTGGCGCCGCCGTCGAGCAGCTGATACGCCTGACCCACTGGTTCGTGGCTACCGGCGGTTGGGCGTCAGGCCGTATGCGGCGGCATACCGCACCGCTGCCCGACTGGGCGCCTGCCGATACCGCCCCTGCAGCTCCCGGCGAGAAGCTGGCGTTGGGTGAACATCGTGAGGGCATGGTGGTGGGGCTTCCCTTTGGCCGAGTGGCGGCTGAAACGCTGCGTGAGGCGGTCTCCCCGACAAATGGCTCCCAAACAAGTATCAGTGCGGTGCAGGTCACGCCCTGGCGACGCCTGTTGTTGAAGGATTGCGATACACTGCCTGCAGCTGATGGCTTGATCCGCCATAATAGCGACCCGCGGCTAGCGATGGACGCCTGCCCTGGCGCGCCCTCCTGTGAACAAGCGAGTGTCGCCACCCAGCCGCTTGCCGAGAAGCTAAGCGGCTGGGTGAAAGGAACCGTGCATATATCCGGCTGCGCTAAAGGCTGCGCCCGCCAACGACCGGCAGCACTGTGTCTTACCGGCCGCGATGGTCGCTTTGACGTGATAATCAATGGGCGCGCCGATAGCGCACCGCAGGCCACCGGGCTGAGTGAATCTGAAGTTATACGTTATTTGGAGAGTTTGGGTGCCCTATAA
- a CDS encoding cobalt-precorrin-6A reductase, which translates to MIKILILGGTSEASALASAVAKRGLPAIFSYAGRVATPKPQPLPTRIGGFGGVSGLAAFVARERITHIVDATHPFAAQMSTNVLAAAAQCGVKAIALTRPAWQPVDGDQWHSVASIDEAVSTLAGPPQRVLLAIGRMHLAAFAGQPQHHYVLRLVDQPSSPLPLADVSTVIDRGPFTLEGDLVLLEGQRIQRVVCKNSGGEGAASKLTAARRLGLPVVMIERPHLPPRHEVHRIDDVISWLDSHS; encoded by the coding sequence ATGATCAAGATCCTAATTCTCGGGGGAACCTCGGAGGCCAGCGCCCTGGCCAGTGCGGTTGCCAAGCGCGGGCTGCCCGCCATATTCAGCTATGCTGGGCGTGTTGCCACGCCTAAACCCCAGCCACTGCCTACTCGCATTGGTGGTTTTGGCGGCGTTAGCGGCCTTGCCGCCTTTGTGGCCCGGGAGCGCATCACCCATATCGTCGATGCCACCCACCCTTTTGCCGCGCAGATGAGCACGAATGTGTTAGCCGCTGCGGCCCAGTGCGGCGTAAAGGCCATTGCCCTTACCCGGCCTGCCTGGCAACCCGTTGACGGCGACCAGTGGCACAGCGTGGCAAGTATCGATGAAGCTGTCAGCACTCTGGCGGGCCCGCCCCAGCGGGTGCTGCTCGCCATTGGCCGCATGCACCTTGCGGCCTTTGCCGGCCAGCCCCAGCACCATTACGTGCTGCGTTTGGTTGACCAACCATCTAGCCCGTTACCACTGGCCGATGTCAGCACCGTGATTGATCGAGGCCCGTTTACGCTGGAAGGCGATCTCGTCCTGCTGGAAGGTCAGCGAATCCAGCGCGTCGTGTGTAAAAATTCCGGTGGCGAAGGGGCGGCGTCCAAACTCACCGCTGCCCGTAGGCTCGGCCTGCCCGTGGTGATGATCGAGCGGCCTCACCTGCCTCCTCGCCACGAAGTTCATCGTATCGATGACGTGATTAGCTGGCTCGATAGCCACTCTTAA
- a CDS encoding precorrin-2 C(20)-methyltransferase, which yields MTQGTIYGVGLGPGSQDLMSVRADRLIRGATHVAYFRKKGRCGHARTIVEGMIPPGAIELPMEYPVTTEIPFDDPRYNELLAAFYERSVAQLVEMAEAGCDVVVLCEGDPFFYGSFMHLYTRLLNRVPVSVVPGITGMSAAWTATGQPITWGDDILTVLMATLPEEALAERIAQTDALVVMKIGRNLAKLRRALVHAGREGEAWLIEYAAMTQQRVMPLADVGESVPYFSIVLIHGHGRRP from the coding sequence ATGACCCAGGGAACGATATACGGCGTTGGCCTGGGGCCAGGCAGCCAAGACTTGATGAGCGTGCGCGCCGACCGCCTGATACGCGGGGCGACCCACGTGGCGTATTTCCGTAAAAAGGGCCGCTGCGGCCATGCACGCACTATCGTGGAGGGTATGATCCCACCCGGTGCCATCGAGCTGCCCATGGAATACCCGGTCACCACGGAAATTCCCTTCGACGACCCACGCTACAATGAGCTGCTGGCGGCCTTTTACGAACGCAGCGTGGCCCAGCTCGTCGAGATGGCAGAGGCCGGGTGCGATGTGGTGGTGCTGTGTGAAGGCGACCCGTTCTTCTACGGCTCCTTTATGCATCTCTATACGCGACTGCTAAACCGCGTGCCTGTCTCGGTGGTGCCGGGGATTACCGGTATGTCGGCAGCCTGGACAGCCACCGGGCAGCCAATTACCTGGGGCGATGACATCCTGACCGTGCTGATGGCCACGCTACCGGAAGAGGCATTGGCCGAGCGCATCGCGCAGACTGATGCGCTGGTGGTGATGAAGATTGGCCGCAACCTGGCCAAACTCCGGCGAGCACTGGTTCACGCTGGTCGCGAAGGAGAGGCATGGCTGATCGAGTACGCCGCCATGACGCAACAACGCGTAATGCCGCTGGCGGACGTTGGTGAGAGCGTGCCGTACTTCTCGATTGTGCTGATCCATGGCCACGGGAGGCGACCATGA
- the cobJ gene encoding precorrin-3B C(17)-methyltransferase, producing the protein MSGWLKIVGLGPGSEAMITPEVTAALLDATDVVGYVPYVNRVAPRAGLVRHGSDNREEIRRAEQALQLALEGHRVVVVSSGDPGVFAMAAAVFEALEVGDAQWCTLDIQVLPGISAMLAASASVGAPLGHDFCCINLSDNLKPWALIEKRLRLAAEADFAMAFYNPRSKARPAGFERTLDILREACGPDRLIIFARAVSTPEESIRVTTLGEATPDMADMRTLVIVGSQQTRLIERAGAPLVYTPRSAD; encoded by the coding sequence ATGAGCGGCTGGCTGAAAATTGTCGGCCTGGGGCCGGGCTCCGAGGCCATGATTACCCCAGAGGTAACGGCCGCGCTATTGGATGCCACCGACGTGGTGGGCTATGTGCCCTACGTTAACCGGGTCGCGCCACGGGCTGGATTAGTCCGCCACGGCTCGGACAACCGCGAAGAGATCCGCCGGGCGGAGCAGGCGCTACAGCTGGCGCTTGAGGGGCATCGGGTAGTGGTGGTGTCTTCCGGTGACCCCGGCGTATTTGCCATGGCTGCTGCGGTATTCGAGGCGCTGGAAGTGGGCGATGCCCAGTGGTGCACGCTGGATATTCAGGTATTGCCGGGTATTTCCGCCATGCTGGCCGCCAGTGCCAGCGTTGGTGCGCCGCTAGGGCATGACTTCTGTTGTATTAACCTATCCGACAATTTGAAGCCTTGGGCACTGATTGAAAAGCGCCTGCGCCTGGCTGCCGAGGCCGACTTCGCCATGGCGTTTTACAACCCGCGCTCCAAGGCGCGCCCAGCGGGCTTCGAGCGCACGCTGGACATACTGCGGGAGGCCTGCGGGCCGGATCGATTGATCATCTTCGCCCGGGCGGTTTCAACGCCGGAAGAGTCGATTCGCGTCACCACCCTAGGTGAGGCGACGCCGGACATGGCCGATATGCGCACGCTGGTCATCGTCGGTTCCCAGCAGACGCGATTGATAGAGCGAGCCGGGGCACCGCTGGTGTATACGCCGCGCTCGGCTGATTAA